In a single window of the Thunnus thynnus chromosome 9, fThuThy2.1, whole genome shotgun sequence genome:
- the rgs14b gene encoding regulator of G-protein signaling 14 isoform X3 — translation MVAFKGLYHSFFHLAKVAARKQFRKHDKWCVITTSKGDEKIQAVSDGELNMSARGCGGSSSSLPGTPGGEGGPAGVLSWAVSFEKLLEDPYGVSYFTAFLKSEVSEENILFWQACEKFRMIPATSSKELKTAARFIYNKYLSESAPYSVNIDDTAKTEEKDLEQPTPEMFNKAQAQIFKLMKMDSYRRFVRSPLYQSCTLASVEGKLLPQLSLEPVRMGSLEDMANRSPSLSDKKNKNSLQSGKSASEKQRQKRGSWGESHMPVKSTSSVELGTLYRQIENGRSSPRSLDVSGGVGNRFGGYCCVYLPDGSASLAPTRNGLPIRDMLASLCEKRGFPLKDVIIYLKGKDKPLSLDQDCSVLRDQQVTLELRVTFMLENAFTGKTVGIMAKSSKTLQDALYAVLQKHHLKPQEALVTLVGSDESVNMNDTVFRLVNKKLRLDTTKAGRDQSNTSRASGNAAAAQAGAMSATGLEARSSPQMDRAKHQPKPRLLDMLSRAQCSRVDDQRGLLTKEQLEIPQFLQLPPDQGQEAQPDRSSTTKPSTEDSKEKSEDKTSSTSSSAGAQSKDLRETTL, via the exons ATGGTAGCTTTCAAAGGACTTTATCACAGCTTCTTCCACCTGGCAAAAGTTGCAGCACGAAAGCAATtcagaaaacatgacaaatggTGCGTCATAACCACCAGCAAGGGTGACGAAAAG aTCCAGGCAGTGTCAGACGGAG agTTGAACATGTCTGCGCGGGGCTGTGGAGGCAGTAGCTCCAGCCTTCCTGGGACTCCAGGCGGAGAGGGTGGCCCAGCCGGTGTGTTGAGCTGGGCTGTGTCATTTGAAAAGCTGTTGGAGGACCCCTATGGAGTCAGCTACTTTACG gCCTTTCTGAAATCTGAGGTGAGTGAGGagaacattttattctggcagGCTTGTGAAAAGTTCAGGATGATTCCAGCCACCTCCTCGAAAGAG ctgaaGACAGCGGCTCGCTTCATCTACAACAAATACCTGTCTGAAAGTGCTCCCTATTCGGTCAACATCGATGACACAGCCAAGACAGAGGAGAAGGACCTGGAACAGCCCACACCTGAGATGTTTAACAAGGCTCAAGCACAG ATATTTAAGCTGATGAAGATGGACAGCTACAGGCGCTTTGTGCGCTCTCCTCTCTACCAGAGCTGCACCCTGGCAAGTGTAGAAGGCAAGCTTCTACCTCAGCTCTCTTTAGAACCGGTCCGCATGGGATCCTTGGAGGACATGGCCAACAGAAGCCCCTCCTTAAGTGACAAGAAG AATAAGAACAGCTTGCAAAGTGGCAAGAGTGCCTCAGAGAAACAGCGACAGAAAAGAGGATCCTGGGGAG AGTCCCATATGCCCGTCAAGTCTACCAGCAGTGTGGAGCTTGGCACCCTCTACAGGCAGATTGAG AATGGCCGATCGAGTCCCCGCTCCTTAGATGTGAGTGGTGGAGTTGGGAATCGGTTCGGGGGCTACTGCTGTGTCTACTTACCTGATGGCAGTGCCTCTCTGGCCCCCACACGTAATGGCCTGCCCATCAGAGACATGCTGGCCAGCCTATGCGAGAAGAGAGGCTTCCCGCTGAAAGATGTCATCATCTACCTTAAGGGCAAGGACAAG CCCTTATCACTGGACCAGGATTGCAGCGTACTGAGAGATCAGCAGGTCACTCTAGAGCTTAGGGTGACGTTTAT gctggagAATGCCTTCACTGGTAAGACAGTGGGCATTATGGCAAAGTCCAGTAAGACGCTGCAGGATGCGCTCTATGCGGTGCTGCAGAAACACCACCTTAAGCCACAAGAGGCCCTGGTCACCctg GTCGGAAGCGACGAGTCCGTGAACATGAACGACACTGTGTTCAGACTGGTCAATAAGAAGTTACGGCTTGACACAACCAAAG CAGGAAGAGACCAAAGCAACACTTCCAGAGCCAGTGGTAATGCTGCAGCCGCACAG GCAGGAGCAATGAGTGCAACTGGTCTGGAGGCCCGATCGTCGCCGCAGATGGACAGAGCCAAGCATCAGCCCAAGCCCA GGTTACTGGACATGCTGTCGAGGGCTCAGTGCAGCAGGGTCGATGACCAGCGAGGTCTTCTAACCAAAGAACAGCTGGAGATTCCTCAATTCCTGCAGCTGCCCCCAGACCAGGGACAAGAAGCACAGCCAGACAGGTCCAGTACAACCAAACCCTCCACTGAAGACTCCAAAGAGAAATCAGAAGACAAGACGTCATCAACTTCTAGTTCAGCTGGAGCTCAATCCAAAGACTTGAGGGAAACGACACTCTGA
- the rgs14b gene encoding regulator of G-protein signaling 14 isoform X2, protein MVAFKGLYHSFFHLAKVAARKQFRKHDKWCVITTSKGDEKIQAVSDGELNMSARGCGGSSSSLPGTPGGEGGPAGVLSWAVSFEKLLEDPYGVSYFTAFLKSEVSEENILFWQACEKFRMIPATSSKELKTAARFIYNKYLSESAPYSVNIDDTAKTEEKDLEQPTPEMFNKAQAQIFKLMKMDSYRRFVRSPLYQSCTLASVEGKLLPQLSLEPVRMGSLEDMANRSPSLSDKKNKNSLQSGKSASEKQRQKRGSWGESHMPVKSTSSVELGTLYRQIENGRSSPRSLDVSGGVGNRFGGYCCVYLPDGSASLAPTRNGLPIRDMLASLCEKRGFPLKDVIIYLKGKDKPLSLDQDCSVLRDQQVTLELRVTFMLENAFTGKTVGIMAKSSKTLQDALYAVLQKHHLKPQEALVTLVGSDESVNMNDTVFRLVNKKLRLDTTKGRDQSNTSRASGNAAAAQAGAMSATGLEARSSPQMDRAKHQPKPSKNRDLDGLLDMLSRAQCSRVDDQRGLLTKEQLEIPQFLQLPPDQGQEAQPDRSSTTKPSTEDSKEKSEDKTSSTSSSAGAQSKDLRETTL, encoded by the exons ATGGTAGCTTTCAAAGGACTTTATCACAGCTTCTTCCACCTGGCAAAAGTTGCAGCACGAAAGCAATtcagaaaacatgacaaatggTGCGTCATAACCACCAGCAAGGGTGACGAAAAG aTCCAGGCAGTGTCAGACGGAG agTTGAACATGTCTGCGCGGGGCTGTGGAGGCAGTAGCTCCAGCCTTCCTGGGACTCCAGGCGGAGAGGGTGGCCCAGCCGGTGTGTTGAGCTGGGCTGTGTCATTTGAAAAGCTGTTGGAGGACCCCTATGGAGTCAGCTACTTTACG gCCTTTCTGAAATCTGAGGTGAGTGAGGagaacattttattctggcagGCTTGTGAAAAGTTCAGGATGATTCCAGCCACCTCCTCGAAAGAG ctgaaGACAGCGGCTCGCTTCATCTACAACAAATACCTGTCTGAAAGTGCTCCCTATTCGGTCAACATCGATGACACAGCCAAGACAGAGGAGAAGGACCTGGAACAGCCCACACCTGAGATGTTTAACAAGGCTCAAGCACAG ATATTTAAGCTGATGAAGATGGACAGCTACAGGCGCTTTGTGCGCTCTCCTCTCTACCAGAGCTGCACCCTGGCAAGTGTAGAAGGCAAGCTTCTACCTCAGCTCTCTTTAGAACCGGTCCGCATGGGATCCTTGGAGGACATGGCCAACAGAAGCCCCTCCTTAAGTGACAAGAAG AATAAGAACAGCTTGCAAAGTGGCAAGAGTGCCTCAGAGAAACAGCGACAGAAAAGAGGATCCTGGGGAG AGTCCCATATGCCCGTCAAGTCTACCAGCAGTGTGGAGCTTGGCACCCTCTACAGGCAGATTGAG AATGGCCGATCGAGTCCCCGCTCCTTAGATGTGAGTGGTGGAGTTGGGAATCGGTTCGGGGGCTACTGCTGTGTCTACTTACCTGATGGCAGTGCCTCTCTGGCCCCCACACGTAATGGCCTGCCCATCAGAGACATGCTGGCCAGCCTATGCGAGAAGAGAGGCTTCCCGCTGAAAGATGTCATCATCTACCTTAAGGGCAAGGACAAG CCCTTATCACTGGACCAGGATTGCAGCGTACTGAGAGATCAGCAGGTCACTCTAGAGCTTAGGGTGACGTTTAT gctggagAATGCCTTCACTGGTAAGACAGTGGGCATTATGGCAAAGTCCAGTAAGACGCTGCAGGATGCGCTCTATGCGGTGCTGCAGAAACACCACCTTAAGCCACAAGAGGCCCTGGTCACCctg GTCGGAAGCGACGAGTCCGTGAACATGAACGACACTGTGTTCAGACTGGTCAATAAGAAGTTACGGCTTGACACAACCAAAG GAAGAGACCAAAGCAACACTTCCAGAGCCAGTGGTAATGCTGCAGCCGCACAG GCAGGAGCAATGAGTGCAACTGGTCTGGAGGCCCGATCGTCGCCGCAGATGGACAGAGCCAAGCATCAGCCCAAGCCCAGTAAGAACCGCGACCTAGATG GGTTACTGGACATGCTGTCGAGGGCTCAGTGCAGCAGGGTCGATGACCAGCGAGGTCTTCTAACCAAAGAACAGCTGGAGATTCCTCAATTCCTGCAGCTGCCCCCAGACCAGGGACAAGAAGCACAGCCAGACAGGTCCAGTACAACCAAACCCTCCACTGAAGACTCCAAAGAGAAATCAGAAGACAAGACGTCATCAACTTCTAGTTCAGCTGGAGCTCAATCCAAAGACTTGAGGGAAACGACACTCTGA
- the rgs14b gene encoding regulator of G-protein signaling 14 isoform X4, with the protein MAKNCNALGIPVGHMIQAVSDGELNMSARGCGGSSSSLPGTPGGEGGPAGVLSWAVSFEKLLEDPYGVSYFTAFLKSEVSEENILFWQACEKFRMIPATSSKELKTAARFIYNKYLSESAPYSVNIDDTAKTEEKDLEQPTPEMFNKAQAQIFKLMKMDSYRRFVRSPLYQSCTLASVEGKLLPQLSLEPVRMGSLEDMANRSPSLSDKKNKNSLQSGKSASEKQRQKRGSWGESHMPVKSTSSVELGTLYRQIENGRSSPRSLDVSGGVGNRFGGYCCVYLPDGSASLAPTRNGLPIRDMLASLCEKRGFPLKDVIIYLKGKDKPLSLDQDCSVLRDQQVTLELRVTFMLENAFTGKTVGIMAKSSKTLQDALYAVLQKHHLKPQEALVTLVGSDESVNMNDTVFRLVNKKLRLDTTKAGRDQSNTSRASGNAAAAQAGAMSATGLEARSSPQMDRAKHQPKPSKNRDLDGLLDMLSRAQCSRVDDQRGLLTKEQLEIPQFLQLPPDQGQEAQPDRSSTTKPSTEDSKEKSEDKTSSTSSSAGAQSKDLRETTL; encoded by the exons ATGGCGAAGAATTGTAATGCTTTAGGAATTCCTGTTGGCCACATG aTCCAGGCAGTGTCAGACGGAG agTTGAACATGTCTGCGCGGGGCTGTGGAGGCAGTAGCTCCAGCCTTCCTGGGACTCCAGGCGGAGAGGGTGGCCCAGCCGGTGTGTTGAGCTGGGCTGTGTCATTTGAAAAGCTGTTGGAGGACCCCTATGGAGTCAGCTACTTTACG gCCTTTCTGAAATCTGAGGTGAGTGAGGagaacattttattctggcagGCTTGTGAAAAGTTCAGGATGATTCCAGCCACCTCCTCGAAAGAG ctgaaGACAGCGGCTCGCTTCATCTACAACAAATACCTGTCTGAAAGTGCTCCCTATTCGGTCAACATCGATGACACAGCCAAGACAGAGGAGAAGGACCTGGAACAGCCCACACCTGAGATGTTTAACAAGGCTCAAGCACAG ATATTTAAGCTGATGAAGATGGACAGCTACAGGCGCTTTGTGCGCTCTCCTCTCTACCAGAGCTGCACCCTGGCAAGTGTAGAAGGCAAGCTTCTACCTCAGCTCTCTTTAGAACCGGTCCGCATGGGATCCTTGGAGGACATGGCCAACAGAAGCCCCTCCTTAAGTGACAAGAAG AATAAGAACAGCTTGCAAAGTGGCAAGAGTGCCTCAGAGAAACAGCGACAGAAAAGAGGATCCTGGGGAG AGTCCCATATGCCCGTCAAGTCTACCAGCAGTGTGGAGCTTGGCACCCTCTACAGGCAGATTGAG AATGGCCGATCGAGTCCCCGCTCCTTAGATGTGAGTGGTGGAGTTGGGAATCGGTTCGGGGGCTACTGCTGTGTCTACTTACCTGATGGCAGTGCCTCTCTGGCCCCCACACGTAATGGCCTGCCCATCAGAGACATGCTGGCCAGCCTATGCGAGAAGAGAGGCTTCCCGCTGAAAGATGTCATCATCTACCTTAAGGGCAAGGACAAG CCCTTATCACTGGACCAGGATTGCAGCGTACTGAGAGATCAGCAGGTCACTCTAGAGCTTAGGGTGACGTTTAT gctggagAATGCCTTCACTGGTAAGACAGTGGGCATTATGGCAAAGTCCAGTAAGACGCTGCAGGATGCGCTCTATGCGGTGCTGCAGAAACACCACCTTAAGCCACAAGAGGCCCTGGTCACCctg GTCGGAAGCGACGAGTCCGTGAACATGAACGACACTGTGTTCAGACTGGTCAATAAGAAGTTACGGCTTGACACAACCAAAG CAGGAAGAGACCAAAGCAACACTTCCAGAGCCAGTGGTAATGCTGCAGCCGCACAG GCAGGAGCAATGAGTGCAACTGGTCTGGAGGCCCGATCGTCGCCGCAGATGGACAGAGCCAAGCATCAGCCCAAGCCCAGTAAGAACCGCGACCTAGATG GGTTACTGGACATGCTGTCGAGGGCTCAGTGCAGCAGGGTCGATGACCAGCGAGGTCTTCTAACCAAAGAACAGCTGGAGATTCCTCAATTCCTGCAGCTGCCCCCAGACCAGGGACAAGAAGCACAGCCAGACAGGTCCAGTACAACCAAACCCTCCACTGAAGACTCCAAAGAGAAATCAGAAGACAAGACGTCATCAACTTCTAGTTCAGCTGGAGCTCAATCCAAAGACTTGAGGGAAACGACACTCTGA
- the rgs14b gene encoding regulator of G-protein signaling 14 isoform X1: MVAFKGLYHSFFHLAKVAARKQFRKHDKWCVITTSKGDEKIQAVSDGELNMSARGCGGSSSSLPGTPGGEGGPAGVLSWAVSFEKLLEDPYGVSYFTAFLKSEVSEENILFWQACEKFRMIPATSSKELKTAARFIYNKYLSESAPYSVNIDDTAKTEEKDLEQPTPEMFNKAQAQIFKLMKMDSYRRFVRSPLYQSCTLASVEGKLLPQLSLEPVRMGSLEDMANRSPSLSDKKNKNSLQSGKSASEKQRQKRGSWGESHMPVKSTSSVELGTLYRQIENGRSSPRSLDVSGGVGNRFGGYCCVYLPDGSASLAPTRNGLPIRDMLASLCEKRGFPLKDVIIYLKGKDKPLSLDQDCSVLRDQQVTLELRVTFMLENAFTGKTVGIMAKSSKTLQDALYAVLQKHHLKPQEALVTLVGSDESVNMNDTVFRLVNKKLRLDTTKAGRDQSNTSRASGNAAAAQAGAMSATGLEARSSPQMDRAKHQPKPSKNRDLDGLLDMLSRAQCSRVDDQRGLLTKEQLEIPQFLQLPPDQGQEAQPDRSSTTKPSTEDSKEKSEDKTSSTSSSAGAQSKDLRETTL, translated from the exons ATGGTAGCTTTCAAAGGACTTTATCACAGCTTCTTCCACCTGGCAAAAGTTGCAGCACGAAAGCAATtcagaaaacatgacaaatggTGCGTCATAACCACCAGCAAGGGTGACGAAAAG aTCCAGGCAGTGTCAGACGGAG agTTGAACATGTCTGCGCGGGGCTGTGGAGGCAGTAGCTCCAGCCTTCCTGGGACTCCAGGCGGAGAGGGTGGCCCAGCCGGTGTGTTGAGCTGGGCTGTGTCATTTGAAAAGCTGTTGGAGGACCCCTATGGAGTCAGCTACTTTACG gCCTTTCTGAAATCTGAGGTGAGTGAGGagaacattttattctggcagGCTTGTGAAAAGTTCAGGATGATTCCAGCCACCTCCTCGAAAGAG ctgaaGACAGCGGCTCGCTTCATCTACAACAAATACCTGTCTGAAAGTGCTCCCTATTCGGTCAACATCGATGACACAGCCAAGACAGAGGAGAAGGACCTGGAACAGCCCACACCTGAGATGTTTAACAAGGCTCAAGCACAG ATATTTAAGCTGATGAAGATGGACAGCTACAGGCGCTTTGTGCGCTCTCCTCTCTACCAGAGCTGCACCCTGGCAAGTGTAGAAGGCAAGCTTCTACCTCAGCTCTCTTTAGAACCGGTCCGCATGGGATCCTTGGAGGACATGGCCAACAGAAGCCCCTCCTTAAGTGACAAGAAG AATAAGAACAGCTTGCAAAGTGGCAAGAGTGCCTCAGAGAAACAGCGACAGAAAAGAGGATCCTGGGGAG AGTCCCATATGCCCGTCAAGTCTACCAGCAGTGTGGAGCTTGGCACCCTCTACAGGCAGATTGAG AATGGCCGATCGAGTCCCCGCTCCTTAGATGTGAGTGGTGGAGTTGGGAATCGGTTCGGGGGCTACTGCTGTGTCTACTTACCTGATGGCAGTGCCTCTCTGGCCCCCACACGTAATGGCCTGCCCATCAGAGACATGCTGGCCAGCCTATGCGAGAAGAGAGGCTTCCCGCTGAAAGATGTCATCATCTACCTTAAGGGCAAGGACAAG CCCTTATCACTGGACCAGGATTGCAGCGTACTGAGAGATCAGCAGGTCACTCTAGAGCTTAGGGTGACGTTTAT gctggagAATGCCTTCACTGGTAAGACAGTGGGCATTATGGCAAAGTCCAGTAAGACGCTGCAGGATGCGCTCTATGCGGTGCTGCAGAAACACCACCTTAAGCCACAAGAGGCCCTGGTCACCctg GTCGGAAGCGACGAGTCCGTGAACATGAACGACACTGTGTTCAGACTGGTCAATAAGAAGTTACGGCTTGACACAACCAAAG CAGGAAGAGACCAAAGCAACACTTCCAGAGCCAGTGGTAATGCTGCAGCCGCACAG GCAGGAGCAATGAGTGCAACTGGTCTGGAGGCCCGATCGTCGCCGCAGATGGACAGAGCCAAGCATCAGCCCAAGCCCAGTAAGAACCGCGACCTAGATG GGTTACTGGACATGCTGTCGAGGGCTCAGTGCAGCAGGGTCGATGACCAGCGAGGTCTTCTAACCAAAGAACAGCTGGAGATTCCTCAATTCCTGCAGCTGCCCCCAGACCAGGGACAAGAAGCACAGCCAGACAGGTCCAGTACAACCAAACCCTCCACTGAAGACTCCAAAGAGAAATCAGAAGACAAGACGTCATCAACTTCTAGTTCAGCTGGAGCTCAATCCAAAGACTTGAGGGAAACGACACTCTGA